The DNA segment TGTTTATTATTTAACTTTATTAATTTTTTAATATTGCTACATATAAATACAAAAATCTTTCAGGATCGCTATTCAAAGATTTTTTAACAGTATGAAGGCTTATTTACTATGACTTAGCCAGAGGTATACACTGAAGGCATTATTGCATTTAATGATATGGTGAGATTAGAAAAATAAAAATCATACACTACTTACAATAAACAAAAAGAGAAAAAGTACTTCAACCAACACAAGCCAAAGAACGAACTTTGCTGTGTAATAAAGGACTCGATAGATATATTTTTCATTTATAAATTTCCTAAATCTTACTACCTCTATAATACTTGTTCGAAAATACGTAATAGGATATCCTTTATGTAATAATATTTTTTTATAAAACTAATACCTAGAATAGGTAACGAAGTAGAAACGAAATTAAACATGTAATTATTGCCAACATCAAAAGATATAAGGGTCAAAACCAGGATAATGGTCAAAACCTGAAGCATAAAAAAGGTACAAATATCTTATTACCCATATTAAAACTATTAGTTCAAAGATTAACAATCCTTTAATTAGTCTTTTCTGTTTTTTAATTAAGGCTAATATTGAAAATATTAGATAAGTAATTATCATACCTATTTTCAACAGACTCCATCCAACATAACAAGACACACTCCTAAACATCCAATGAGGTGCATCTTCTGCAATCTGGTAAACATTTAAATAATCAGTGGTATTTTTACTCAGGGAGACTATATCTGCTAATATTACTAGCCCTACAAAAAGGGCTAGTAATATTCCTACAATGATTTTTATCTTAACTATTCTTCTCATTAATACCTGACTTTTAACATTATCATACCATTTCCTCCTGGCGTACTTTGTAAATTATTGAAGAACGGTACGACATTCCCAACTAAATCAATACACCCTGCACTACCTAGTTCATAGCCTCCATGTATAGAGAAACCACCTCTTCCGTCGGTATTGATTTTAGTCAAAGGAGTAATCCAAGCCCTTTGTTCTCCCCATGCAAAAGATCCTCCTGGCCAACCTCCAACCTGAGCTAATCCTATAAGTCCATCAAGTGTTGACATCGTTTGTATTTTACTACCATTAATAAAGTACGTTCCCTCTGGAATTGGACCAATTTTTTCCATTTTTTGGCGAGCTACAGAATAATCAAATGTCCCATCTTCCAATGGTCTCCCTGAATATGCCTTAGTGCTATATGTCTCATTTCCGTTATGGTAAATTGTCAATTGATTTCCATCAAAAGTTAATGTTGGAAACTTACCCCCTTGCAATCTGGCACCTTCCTCTTCTTCCCCCTCTACAACTTTTTTATCTCCATAACTCAATTTTATGATTTCCTCAGAGCTGTCGATACATTGCATCCACCCTATAATAAATTGATCCATGCCAGGAGGGACGTAGCGGAGTGGGAGAGGGATATATTAAAAATGCTTTGTATTTTTGAACTTTAAGATAATCGCATAGCTCCGCCCTTTCAGTCCCTATTTATCTTGTTTTTAAAATGGAGGCTGTTTACTAGGTTTACAAAAATAGTATTTTTTTATTTTTAGAGGTAAAACTTTTAAAGTTACCCAGCAATAACGCAGGCTTTTGATTTACAGGACTTCGGAAAATCAAGTGTAAGGGATTAAAATTCCCCTACCTTTTTTCTCTGGCAATATTGTAAGCTATTAATTACAATGTTTTTGTTAATCTGAACAAGAAGAACTTTAGATCAACAACACCTCTGAATTGCCTTCTGAAATCCATTACTATTGTATTGAAAGATTCTGCTGCAGCATTGGTACTTCTGTTATCTAATTGAGAGCAATGTTTCTAACTTATATGACATATATCTTGCTCCTTAAATTTCTATATATGTTCTTTTTACTCGGGGAGGTTAAACTTTCAAAGGCCCTCATGATCAGGCTTCGCCGAATTATCATTGCCATAAAAAGAACCAAAAAGGTCTAGAACAATAGATCGCTATCAGCCCTACATCAACTTCCCTTTCCGTCCAGCGCACTACCACCTCAAGTGCGCCCAGAAACCCGGATGATGTATTAGAACTTCGTTATGAGCGTTGAAATGGCAATAAAAGAAGGCTTTTCTGAGACGAGGCATAGCACCAGCTATGGTGAGTTGAAGAAAAGTAACGAAGTGACTTCTTTTGAAGCCATTTCAACGTGTAATAGATTTTCTAATGCATTTTCCGGGTTGTAGCCTCTCGCCAACGCCGGCCCCGGGGCTATTGTTCTGGCCAACCCTGCGGTCGTTATATTGGGTTGGGTATTTAAATGAGAATTACTCATTAGTTGAAAATAATCTAATATTCCTTCTGGTAAAAATAGAGCCAGTAGCTCCGATGATAATTCTTCTTTCACAATTTATTTTATCCGTTTCTATTTAATAGCTAAATAAATACTTTTTTTATCAGACCCAACTTTTGTGCGTGATCCGAGTTATAGCCTCTTTCTAAAAACAATTTTATTTTATCCGTTTCGGTTTAGTGATTCTGGTGGTGCTTGGACTTGATGCGCTGCTGATTCAATTGGGTTAATTAATTCCGTTGCTTTCTTTAAAGCCTCGTATTTGCTACATTTTTCTTTTAATTGATAAACTTTATTGTATCGCCATTGGCTTTGCAACCAAAAGAATTTAATATATTTTTAGGCTTGGTTTTTTTCTTCATGGAATGGACATTTAAGCATGTTGTTTCGGATGGCTTGTAAATCGTAGTGTTTTAGTACTGTTTCGATGCTTAATCGCTGCTTTATTTCTTGGATTTCCATGCTATAAAAATTTATTGAAAGAAGTTTCAGATACCTTATTCGGGACAAAGATGTATTATAAAATACCGAGAGCAACGTTTTTAGTATTTTTATTTACCTTTTAGAGTATCTATATTTACGTAATACTTTGTAGTTATAGAGTGATTAGATACCTAAAAAGATATGCATCATGTCAATATTTGGTAAAAAACCTAGAGAATGCAGGGAAGCCAAAGGACTTTCACAAAAGGAACTGGCAAAGCTTCTTAATACTTATTATTCTGTAATAGGTAAATATGAGCGTGATGAGATGCAGCCAAGCATTGAAGCTGCCAAAAAAATAGCAAAACTGGTTAGTACAACCGTAGGTTATTTATTGGGAGAGACTGACGAGGAAAATATTTTAAAAGACCCTGAGATGCTTAAACGCCTCCATGAAATTGAGAAGATGGATAATGAGGATAGAGGTATTATTCTTAAAGTCTTGGACGGGTTTATTAAATCTGTGAAGCTTAAAAATATTGCTGCGTTATAAATAATAGTATGTAATTTTACGATATGATACAAAGAGCCCCAACTTTATAATTGTAACTTTTGTATTTTATTTCCTCAATGATTATTTCATGGATACACAGGCTTAAATTCACAACAATTGATGAGACAAACCACAGTTAAAAGTTACATTTACTTTTTAAAGCATCCCAACTATAATTCATGCGACCAAAGTGTTCCTCAGAAGATTAAAGAGTTAATTAAATTATATCTAATTACTTTAGGTTTAATATTTTTATCTGGGATATTTATTGAGCTTTTTATAATACTAGATGTATTTGGAGAATATTCTCAAGAAATCTCAAAAGTTCCTGAATTCACGAGCAAAAACAACACCTATATTTATGTTTTGATAGCAATGATATGTGGCCCAGTATTTGAAGAATTTATGTTCCGACTATTATTGACGAAATACAATAGAAAGTTCATTATAATTTCACTATCCTTAATTATCGGATATTTTATAACTCAAATCTTCAATAGTTACCTTCTTGCTATAAGCTCAGTATTTATATATAGCATTATGACATATGGTTACCCTGTCATTTTTGCACTTCCACTCTTTATAATGCTAAATAGAATAAAATTTGACTTTGAGAAAATATGGATTAAAAACCATCCAATAATTTTTTATTCTATGACATTATTTTTTGCAATTGTGCATATGCAAACATTAACTATGAGCAATGAGCATTATCTATTTCTACCTATATTAATGCTACCTTTTATAGTACTAAGTATCTCATTGGGGTACATTCGTATTAAACTAGGTATTTTATATGCAATCATATTCCACTTTTTAATTAACCTTCCTGCATTAATTGGAATATTAATAAGGGCTAGTTAGTAGGTAAAAAGTCACTTGTCTTTTTCTATAAGTGATTTTACAAAAAAACTTGCAACACAATAACGTATTATTATTAGAATAAATAACATTAGGGCTAAGAAAAAAGACGCACCTATAAACGATAAATCTAGCATGAAGCAAAATAAAAGCGATACTAAAGTCAATGCAATACCATAAAATAACAAACCCTTAATCGAAGAAATGTGTGCATATATTAGTATATGCGCACATTCTTTCTCAATTCTGATATTTCCCTGATTTAAAACAGAAACTTTCTTAAAAAAATAATCCCAACCAAACGAACCTACTCCTGATATAATTTTAGAATAATAAACATGACTTGACGTCTTTGAATACAACTCATAACCTTTTATTTTTAATGCTCTTTGGATGTTTTCACAAACCCCATTTGCGTCTTGAGAAGTTCCTTTCTGTTTTAGGATAATAATCATACTAATGTATTTCTTGTGGACGCAACGGGCCTTGATATATAGGAGGGCCTGGAGGTAGAAAAAATAACAACCCAGTAAACCTATCTATCGCAAATTCAAAACCGCCATAAATAAGGGCTCCTGTTGCATCGATAGTTTTGTTCAAAACCATCTGATTTCTTTCTTTTCTGGCTATATTAACTTCCACCTTTAAATAATTTAATGCGTGTTGCACTCGCATTTTTTTTCATCTCAGGAGTGTTGTTTATTGCTCTTTCATATGCTTCAAAAGTATCAAAATTACTAG comes from the Saccharicrinis fermentans DSM 9555 = JCM 21142 genome and includes:
- a CDS encoding L,D-transpeptidase family protein; the encoded protein is MDQFIIGWMQCIDSSEEIIKLSYGDKKVVEGEEEEGARLQGGKFPTLTFDGNQLTIYHNGNETYSTKAYSGRPLEDGTFDYSVARQKMEKIGPIPEGTYFINGSKIQTMSTLDGLIGLAQVGGWPGGSFAWGEQRAWITPLTKINTDGRGGFSIHGGYELGSAGCIDLVGNVVPFFNNLQSTPGGNGMIMLKVRY
- a CDS encoding helix-turn-helix domain-containing protein, which translates into the protein MSIFGKKPRECREAKGLSQKELAKLLNTYYSVIGKYERDEMQPSIEAAKKIAKLVSTTVGYLLGETDEENILKDPEMLKRLHEIEKMDNEDRGIILKVLDGFIKSVKLKNIAAL